In Maylandia zebra isolate NMK-2024a unplaced genomic scaffold, Mzebra_GT3a scaffold11, whole genome shotgun sequence, a single window of DNA contains:
- the LOC143415940 gene encoding uncharacterized protein LOC143415940 yields MSEDSHSHYRLDPSDRLNGLGQRRKRPKKARDALQTADRHDHITRTWCESDLIFQSMLRDLNQEVRGQLMLRAGSEPRERFTLLNLKENMLTDRESVAVR; encoded by the exons ATGAGCGAGGACAGCCACTCCCACTACAGGCTGGACCCCAGCGATCGGCTCAACGGGCTgggacagaggaggaagagacccAAGAAG gccagagatgctcttcaaacagctgacagacatgaccacattacaagaacatggtgtgagtccgatttgatattccagtcaatgctgagagaccttaaccaggaagtcagaggtcagctgatgcTGCGAGCAGGAAGTGAACCAAGGGAAAGGTTCACTCTACTCaatctcaaagaaaatatgctg acggacagggaatcagttgctgtacgatga